The bacterium genome includes a region encoding these proteins:
- the rpmF gene encoding 50S ribosomal protein L32, which produces MPLPKRRHSNQRTRLRRTHYKLNVPTVSECPRCHAPSQPHHACPSCGYYNGRLVIEIKEKQKAE; this is translated from the coding sequence ATGCCTTTACCGAAAAGAAGACATTCAAATCAAAGGACGCGTCTGCGCAGAACGCATTACAAGCTCAACGTGCCGACCGTTTCGGAATGCCCGCGCTGCCATGCTCCATCGCAGCCGCACCATGCCTGCCCGTCGTGTGGCTATTACAACGGCCGGCTGGTGATAGAAATCAAGGAAAAGCAGAAAGCCGAATAA
- a CDS encoding DUF177 domain-containing protein, translating into MKLDLSEIASHLGKRIKYNIDEPPIDDPESGIKCIKPISGEVTFSNTGKHIVTRGHFETIIELECTRCLKTYTIDLRLPIEEELQIPGHTIEVLEEQELPEDEKEPLFVDYVLDLTELLRQNIAVAVPIKNLCSDECKGLCPHCGKDLNQGPCGCPAESDESPFGALAELLEEDE; encoded by the coding sequence ATGAAACTCGATCTAAGTGAAATAGCATCGCACCTTGGCAAGCGAATCAAGTATAATATAGATGAGCCGCCTATTGATGACCCGGAGAGCGGGATCAAATGCATCAAGCCGATAAGCGGTGAAGTAACTTTTAGTAATACCGGCAAGCATATAGTGACACGGGGACACTTTGAGACAATCATTGAGCTTGAGTGCACCAGGTGTCTTAAAACGTATACAATCGATCTGAGGCTGCCGATAGAAGAAGAATTGCAAATACCGGGACACACGATCGAGGTGCTGGAAGAGCAGGAGCTTCCCGAGGACGAGAAAGAGCCGCTGTTTGTGGACTATGTTCTCGACCTGACAGAGCTGCTGCGCCAGAATATAGCGGTCGCTGTTCCGATCAAGAATTTGTGCTCAGATGAGTGCAAGGGTCTTTGTCCGCACTGCGGCAAGGACCTCAATCAGGGGCCATGCGGATGCCCGGCGGAGAGTGATGAATCTCCGTTTGGTGCGCTCGCAGAGTTGCTCGAAGAAGACGAGTAA
- a CDS encoding acetate kinase — MKILILNSGSSSLKYQLIDSESEEVLAKGLAERIGAAGGGGRVKHECVANGKAEVDVDMADHADAIDHVFSLLKDPKVGAVKSMDEISAVGHRVLHGGERFVQPTLVNEEVVLEIEKLSDLGPLHNPANAKGIRACMKLMPGVPQVAVFDTAFHATMPDYAYTYALPYKYYQDYGIRRYGFHGTSHRYVTGQALKMLKSMNIDPDKSRIITCHLGNGSSMAAVVGGKVMDTSMGVTPAEGLMMGTRCGDIDPAILTYLGKKLSATPEDLDDLINKKSGLLGVSGVSGDMRDVENAADEGNKRAKLALDIFCYRIRKYIGAYIAAMGGLDAIVFTGGIGENSKTIRARVCDGMDFFGIEMDSDKNDKLKGPADISKDGSNVRILLIPTNEERVIARETVQVVEGA, encoded by the coding sequence ATGAAAATCTTAATATTAAACAGTGGGTCAAGCTCACTAAAATATCAGTTGATCGATTCAGAGAGTGAAGAGGTTCTGGCAAAGGGCTTAGCCGAGCGCATTGGAGCGGCAGGCGGCGGAGGCAGAGTCAAACACGAGTGCGTCGCCAATGGCAAGGCTGAAGTGGATGTGGATATGGCCGATCATGCCGATGCGATAGACCATGTATTCAGCCTGCTCAAGGACCCCAAAGTCGGTGCGGTAAAGAGCATGGACGAGATATCCGCAGTCGGCCACAGAGTGCTCCATGGCGGCGAGCGGTTCGTTCAGCCGACATTGGTGAATGAAGAAGTCGTGCTGGAGATCGAGAAGCTCAGTGACCTCGGTCCTCTGCACAATCCGGCCAACGCCAAAGGCATTCGAGCATGTATGAAGCTGATGCCCGGTGTGCCTCAGGTGGCGGTCTTTGATACGGCTTTTCATGCCACCATGCCCGATTACGCTTATACATATGCCTTGCCATATAAGTATTATCAGGATTACGGGATCAGGCGCTATGGTTTCCACGGCACCTCCCACAGATATGTCACCGGCCAGGCTCTGAAGATGCTCAAGTCGATGAACATCGACCCGGATAAATCGCGTATAATTACTTGTCACTTGGGTAATGGATCGAGTATGGCTGCCGTAGTGGGCGGAAAAGTAATGGATACCTCGATGGGTGTGACACCGGCAGAGGGACTTATGATGGGCACACGATGCGGGGATATCGATCCGGCAATACTGACATATTTGGGCAAGAAACTAAGCGCCACACCTGAAGACCTGGATGATCTGATAAACAAGAAGAGCGGCCTGCTGGGTGTATCCGGCGTATCCGGCGATATGCGCGATGTAGAGAATGCAGCGGATGAAGGCAACAAACGCGCTAAGCTGGCGCTTGATATCTTCTGCTACCGGATCCGCAAATATATCGGCGCTTACATTGCGGCTATGGGCGGACTTGACGCAATTGTCTTTACAGGCGGGATCGGAGAAAACAGCAAGACCATTCGCGCCAGAGTTTGCGACGGCATGGATTTCTTTGGTATCGAGATGGATTCCGACAAGAACGACAAGCTCAAGGGCCCGGCGGACATCAGCAAAGACGGCTCCAACGTGAGAATCCTGCTGATCCCGACCAATGAAGAGCGGGTCATCGCGCGTGAGACCGTGCAGGTTGTTGAAGGCGCTTAG
- the pta gene encoding phosphate acetyltransferase translates to MPNVMETVYARAKTAKKRIVLPEAEDVRTVTAAQKIVEQGLAEVILVNPEDKIVSAVEKSGANISGCKVIDPVKSPKFDEYAKQFYEMRKHKGMTEDKARTMIADPLHFGCMMVADNQADGQVSGATHSTADTVRPALQILRTAPDCKLVSSFFVMIVPDCEYGEDGTFIFSDCGLVINPAADELAEIALQSAKTMKNLLGYEPRVAMLSFSTKGSASDPLVDKVVEATKIAKERMPDLMLDGELQADSALVDWIGQKKAPGSPVAGKANVLIFPDLNTGNICYKMTERLAKAEAYGPVLQGLRKPVNDLSRGCNAEDIVNVAAITAVQAIQ, encoded by the coding sequence ATGCCAAATGTAATGGAAACAGTCTATGCCAGAGCAAAGACTGCCAAGAAAAGAATTGTGCTGCCGGAAGCTGAAGATGTCAGGACAGTCACTGCCGCTCAAAAGATAGTGGAGCAGGGCTTGGCCGAGGTTATCCTGGTCAATCCTGAGGACAAGATCGTATCCGCAGTCGAAAAGTCGGGGGCTAATATTTCTGGATGCAAAGTGATCGATCCGGTCAAGTCACCCAAGTTCGACGAATACGCAAAGCAGTTCTATGAAATGCGCAAGCACAAGGGTATGACCGAAGATAAAGCTCGCACAATGATCGCCGACCCATTGCACTTCGGTTGCATGATGGTCGCCGATAACCAGGCCGACGGACAGGTCTCCGGCGCCACTCACTCGACAGCCGACACAGTCAGACCCGCTCTGCAGATTCTGCGCACCGCACCGGACTGCAAGCTGGTGTCGAGTTTCTTTGTCATGATCGTGCCGGACTGCGAATATGGTGAGGATGGAACTTTTATTTTCTCTGACTGTGGGCTTGTGATTAACCCAGCGGCAGATGAGCTTGCAGAGATTGCGCTGCAGAGCGCGAAGACGATGAAGAACCTGCTTGGCTATGAGCCTCGGGTGGCTATGCTCTCATTCTCCACCAAAGGAAGTGCATCCGACCCACTGGTAGACAAAGTAGTCGAAGCGACGAAGATTGCAAAAGAGAGAATGCCTGACCTCATGCTGGACGGCGAGCTTCAGGCAGACTCTGCTCTGGTCGACTGGATCGGCCAAAAGAAGGCTCCGGGCAGTCCTGTGGCGGGTAAGGCGAACGTGCTTATCTTCCCTGACCTCAACACCGGCAATATCTGCTATAAGATGACCGAGAGACTTGCCAAGGCCGAGGCTTACGGACCCGTTCTGCAGGGTCTCAGAAAGCCTGTAAATGATCTTTCCCGCGGATGCAACGCGGAGGATATAGTAAATGTAGCTGCCATAACAGCAGTGCAAGCCATACAGTAA